Proteins encoded by one window of Rhodoligotrophos appendicifer:
- the speB gene encoding agmatinase, whose translation MTKTLHQPLGGNDMPRFGGIATMMRLPHLESAAGLDACFVGIPMDIGTSNRSGTRFGPRQIRTESVMLRPYNMATRAAPFDSLSIADIGDVPTNPFDLKDSVRIIEAFFSEKILAHDVLPLTLGGDHTLVLPILRAMAKKHGPVGLIHVDAHADINDTMFGEKIAHGTPFRRAVEDGAIDPKRAVQIGLRGTGYAADDFDWPRDQGFRVVPVEECWHKSLTPLMEEVRTLMGDGPVYLSFDIDSLDPAYAPGTGTPEIGGLTVPQGIEIIRGCRGLDLVGCDLVEVSPPYDTSGNTAITAANLLFEMLCVLPGVIYRV comes from the coding sequence ATGACCAAAACTTTGCACCAGCCTCTCGGGGGCAACGATATGCCGAGGTTCGGCGGCATTGCGACGATGATGCGGCTGCCCCATCTCGAGAGCGCTGCCGGTCTCGATGCCTGCTTCGTGGGGATCCCGATGGACATCGGAACCAGCAACCGGTCCGGCACGCGATTCGGCCCTCGCCAGATCCGCACGGAGTCGGTGATGCTGAGGCCCTACAACATGGCGACCCGGGCAGCACCCTTCGACTCGCTGTCGATCGCGGACATCGGTGACGTCCCGACCAATCCTTTCGACCTGAAGGATTCCGTGCGGATCATCGAGGCCTTCTTCTCAGAGAAGATCCTCGCTCATGACGTCCTACCTCTGACGTTGGGGGGAGACCACACGCTGGTGCTGCCGATCCTGCGGGCGATGGCGAAGAAACACGGGCCGGTCGGCCTCATCCACGTGGATGCGCATGCGGACATCAACGATACCATGTTCGGCGAGAAGATCGCCCATGGGACGCCGTTCCGACGCGCCGTGGAAGATGGTGCCATCGATCCCAAGAGAGCGGTCCAGATCGGACTGCGAGGAACGGGATATGCGGCGGACGACTTCGACTGGCCGAGGGACCAGGGCTTCCGCGTGGTGCCGGTCGAGGAGTGCTGGCACAAATCGCTGACACCGCTGATGGAAGAGGTGCGGACACTGATGGGTGACGGCCCCGTCTATCTCAGCTTCGACATCGACAGCCTGGATCCAGCCTATGCGCCGGGGACCGGCACTCCTGAGATCGGGGGCCTGACCGTGCCGCAGGGGATCGAGATCATCCGCGGATGCCGTGGTCTCGATCTCGTGGGCTGCGATCTCGTCGAGGTCTCCCCCCCTTATGACACCTCAGGCAATACTGCCATCACGGCGGCGAACCTTTTGTTCGAGATGCTGTGCGTGCTCCCCGGGGTGATTTACCGCGTGTGA
- a CDS encoding gamma-glutamylcyclotransferase, with protein MARTRAMALRLLDLWRRLALVYQTRDLLNALTFQLRVTKTAGIMQEFWIFGYGSLMWRPGFEYLERRLALLRGAHRSLCVYSHVHRGTPEHPGLVLGLDTGGSCKGVAFRVSEANWEATIAYLREREQVTMVYREAVRPILLGGESPMEALVYLIDRKHPQYSGKLGLDQQMSFILQGRGVSGSCPDYVRSTVEHLRELGIHDSELEAIYAKLDREALLSHTR; from the coding sequence GTGGCACGAACACGCGCCATGGCTTTGCGTTTGCTGGACTTGTGGCGACGGCTGGCTTTGGTCTATCAGACGAGGGATCTTCTAAATGCTCTGACATTTCAATTACGTGTTACGAAAACTGCGGGGATCATGCAGGAGTTCTGGATCTTTGGCTATGGCTCGCTCATGTGGCGGCCGGGTTTCGAGTACCTTGAGCGCCGGCTCGCGCTACTGCGCGGCGCTCACCGGTCCCTTTGCGTCTATTCCCACGTCCACCGGGGAACGCCCGAACATCCCGGACTGGTTCTAGGCCTCGACACAGGTGGGTCCTGTAAGGGCGTAGCCTTTCGCGTCTCGGAGGCGAACTGGGAGGCCACCATTGCTTATCTCCGGGAGCGCGAGCAGGTGACGATGGTCTATAGGGAAGCGGTTCGGCCAATTCTTCTCGGCGGCGAATCGCCCATGGAGGCGCTGGTTTATCTGATCGATCGCAAGCATCCCCAATATTCCGGCAAGCTCGGCCTTGACCAGCAGATGTCCTTCATCCTCCAGGGGAGGGGAGTGTCTGGCAGCTGCCCCGACTATGTTCGCTCGACCGTGGAGCATCTTCGAGAGCTCGGAATCCATGATTCCGAGCTCGAGGCCATCTACGCCAAGCTCGATCGTGAGGCGCTCCTCTCTCACACGCGGTAA
- a CDS encoding DUF2125 domain-containing protein: protein MPLGLLLVLVAAWCGYWLFISQTSQSHFSAWVEEAKSDGMTVQCGTQNWGGFPFRVEIDCAPLDLAWSNNAGTGAIGLARLESVFQAYNPQHILAAVSSPVSYRIGSRGGAMPNSVITATFDPATVSLMMSGGEFDRASLVVEKLIADIGGEEGVGAQGRARRLELHTRFVQPDATSPPVLEIAGDAEDISLAGPAITDATGIPIELDVWSLRAQANGSFVPTTDPSTALKAFALGGGEVNITRLHGQRGDVTLEATGRLTFDEKGRANGELQSDVVNLKAIFKQLQEAGRLGEMEAAFSFNMLSLLEGATSGREGALRVKIAVAKGKIYFGPFEIAKLPPLF, encoded by the coding sequence GTGCCACTCGGGCTCCTGTTGGTGCTCGTCGCGGCCTGGTGCGGCTATTGGCTTTTCATTTCGCAAACGAGCCAGTCGCACTTCAGCGCGTGGGTCGAAGAGGCAAAGTCGGACGGAATGACGGTCCAGTGCGGGACGCAGAATTGGGGCGGCTTCCCGTTTCGCGTCGAAATTGATTGCGCACCGCTCGACCTCGCCTGGTCCAACAATGCCGGAACCGGGGCCATTGGCCTGGCGCGGCTGGAGAGCGTCTTCCAGGCCTACAATCCCCAGCACATCCTCGCAGCCGTGTCGTCGCCGGTCAGCTACCGGATCGGATCGAGGGGCGGCGCAATGCCCAATTCCGTGATCACTGCGACATTCGATCCCGCTACGGTCAGCCTGATGATGTCCGGCGGCGAATTCGACCGGGCATCGCTGGTGGTGGAGAAGTTGATCGCCGATATCGGCGGCGAGGAGGGCGTCGGCGCACAGGGCCGAGCGCGGCGGCTCGAGCTGCATACGCGCTTCGTCCAGCCGGATGCGACCAGCCCCCCGGTGCTGGAGATCGCGGGCGACGCGGAAGACATTTCGCTGGCGGGGCCAGCGATCACCGATGCCACAGGAATCCCGATTGAACTGGATGTCTGGTCACTGCGGGCCCAGGCCAATGGCAGCTTCGTCCCCACAACCGATCCCAGCACCGCCCTGAAGGCCTTTGCCCTTGGCGGCGGCGAGGTCAACATCACTCGGCTGCACGGGCAAAGGGGCGATGTCACCCTGGAGGCGACCGGTCGCCTGACCTTCGACGAAAAAGGTCGCGCCAATGGCGAACTTCAGTCGGACGTGGTCAACTTAAAAGCCATTTTCAAACAGTTGCAGGAGGCAGGGCGGCTGGGGGAGATGGAGGCGGCCTTCTCCTTCAACATGCTCTCGCTGCTGGAGGGAGCAACTTCAGGACGCGAGGGTGCGCTCCGGGTGAAGATTGCGGTGGCGAAGGGCAAGATCTATTTCGGTCCGTTCGAGATCGCCAAGCTGCCGCCGCTGTTCTGA